One Turneriella parva DSM 21527 genomic region harbors:
- a CDS encoding DegT/DnrJ/EryC1/StrS family aminotransferase, giving the protein MRIPFSRAPLTWEKASPYLKRAIDNGWLTTGPLVQQFTAGLAAFLETENVVPVSSCTAALQITLAAADLKAGDEVILPSNTFIATLETAELHGLTPRLADIDSDTWNMSLESAEKLITARTRAIIAVPFAGNALPMEKLQALAKRHKLTLILDCAHALETRYAGKPLHAYADFSCYSFYATKNLTTAEGGAIVCAAESIERVRALSLHGMSRAAWNRYAGGTWRYDIVETGFKANLTDIHAGIGLAQLAELRQNHERRLALAARYEQALSDLPVRMQKLTDDMTNASEHARHLFCISIDKNARADRDAVIDAFREKSIGYSVHFIPLYEFSNVKKLHGFQEVDFPHNAEYFAGALSLPLYPTLTHAEQDEVISLLRASLAYAAAT; this is encoded by the coding sequence ATGCGTATTCCGTTTTCGCGAGCGCCGCTCACCTGGGAAAAAGCCTCACCTTATCTTAAGCGCGCGATTGATAACGGCTGGCTCACGACCGGCCCCCTCGTGCAGCAATTCACGGCAGGGCTTGCGGCCTTTCTCGAAACCGAGAATGTCGTTCCCGTGTCGTCGTGCACCGCCGCGCTGCAGATTACCCTCGCTGCGGCAGACCTGAAAGCCGGCGACGAAGTCATTCTGCCTTCAAACACTTTTATCGCCACGCTCGAAACCGCAGAGCTGCATGGCCTGACACCGCGCCTCGCTGACATCGATAGCGACACGTGGAATATGAGCCTTGAATCCGCTGAAAAGCTGATCACGGCCCGAACGCGGGCAATTATTGCGGTGCCTTTTGCGGGCAACGCCTTACCAATGGAAAAACTACAGGCACTCGCAAAGCGGCACAAGCTGACGCTCATTCTTGACTGCGCGCATGCCCTCGAAACCAGGTATGCGGGCAAACCCCTGCATGCGTATGCGGATTTCAGCTGCTACAGTTTCTACGCGACCAAGAATCTGACGACTGCAGAAGGTGGTGCAATTGTCTGCGCGGCAGAGAGCATCGAGCGCGTTCGGGCACTGTCTCTGCACGGCATGTCGCGCGCCGCCTGGAACCGCTACGCCGGTGGTACATGGCGCTATGACATCGTCGAGACCGGCTTCAAGGCGAATCTCACCGACATTCACGCAGGCATTGGCCTGGCACAGCTCGCCGAATTAAGGCAGAATCATGAAAGACGGCTTGCACTCGCCGCGCGCTACGAACAGGCGCTGAGCGATCTGCCGGTGAGAATGCAGAAGCTCACCGACGACATGACGAATGCCAGCGAGCATGCGAGGCATCTTTTCTGCATATCAATCGACAAGAACGCGCGGGCCGACCGCGATGCGGTGATCGATGCGTTTCGGGAAAAATCCATCGGCTATTCGGTGCACTTTATTCCGTTATATGAGTTCAGCAACGTCAAGAAGTTGCACGGCTTTCAAGAGGTGGATTTTCCGCATAACGCAGAATATTTCGCGGGTGCGCTGTCTCTGCCGCTCTACCCGACGCTAACCCACGCCGAGCAGGATGAAGTTATTTCGCTTCTTCGAGCATCGCTTGCATATGCCGCGGCAACGTAG
- a CDS encoding porin — MSLKSVYFLVAVAFWGSQTLLAQAKAPEARTGEKPAGSAVNPSEAQKQADVMPVAKPAEIKSAAAGAEAKPEKAEKADKLPLGVTYGDKGLTFDTGDGKFGLTMQHRLQFRYAYPFDADPRTLTDLDAEGHSFLVRRARFKVNGYAYKKWLKYNMQYDWSQPVLRDFSIDVARFSWATLRIGRAKVLYNDERVASSGRQQFVNRSILNDVFTVDRQQGVQLIGRVLENTPADFNYMVGVFSGRGVGERLNDDASMMYAARLQWNAVGDPIEWSQSDDKYTQRLNLNIAFGAATNKSNCTAFETDAVSCRRLPGSNYPPPASTPGAQAGMFKVDQGVFEIRSVYKGLYFKHESHVKRVIDQSVTTNAWPRDAEMWGALVQLGYFPHAVIDWVPSELEVAGRVAWVDPNIAVSGNNQNEYTGILNWFANSHNNKISFEVSQLVLQNPAGGNSTEQRYRSQWEFSF, encoded by the coding sequence ATGAGTCTTAAATCAGTTTATTTTCTTGTCGCGGTTGCTTTTTGGGGCAGCCAGACACTATTAGCCCAGGCAAAGGCGCCAGAGGCACGCACTGGCGAAAAGCCTGCAGGTTCGGCGGTAAATCCATCTGAAGCGCAGAAACAGGCAGATGTTATGCCTGTGGCAAAACCAGCCGAAATCAAATCAGCGGCTGCCGGCGCCGAAGCAAAACCAGAAAAGGCTGAGAAGGCCGACAAACTGCCGCTCGGCGTCACCTATGGTGACAAAGGGCTCACCTTTGACACCGGCGACGGCAAGTTTGGCCTCACTATGCAGCACCGTCTGCAGTTTCGTTACGCTTATCCGTTCGATGCCGACCCACGCACACTCACCGACCTCGATGCCGAGGGCCATTCATTTCTCGTGCGCCGGGCGCGTTTTAAGGTCAATGGTTACGCCTATAAAAAATGGCTCAAATACAATATGCAATACGACTGGTCGCAGCCGGTCTTGCGCGACTTTTCTATCGACGTCGCGAGATTCTCATGGGCGACCTTGCGCATCGGCCGTGCAAAGGTTCTCTACAATGACGAGCGCGTGGCGTCATCGGGCCGTCAGCAGTTTGTCAACCGTTCGATCTTGAACGATGTCTTCACAGTAGACCGTCAACAGGGTGTGCAGCTGATCGGCCGGGTTCTCGAAAATACGCCGGCTGACTTCAACTACATGGTGGGTGTATTCTCGGGGCGCGGTGTCGGTGAAAGGCTGAACGACGACGCGAGCATGATGTATGCGGCGCGCCTGCAGTGGAACGCCGTTGGTGACCCCATCGAGTGGAGCCAGAGCGACGACAAGTACACGCAGCGCCTGAATCTGAACATTGCCTTTGGTGCCGCGACAAACAAGAGCAATTGCACGGCATTCGAAACCGATGCGGTGAGCTGCCGCCGCCTGCCTGGGTCGAACTATCCGCCGCCGGCATCGACGCCGGGCGCGCAGGCTGGTATGTTTAAGGTCGATCAGGGTGTGTTTGAAATCCGATCCGTTTACAAGGGCCTCTACTTTAAGCATGAGTCGCACGTTAAGCGGGTGATCGACCAGAGCGTCACGACGAATGCCTGGCCGCGTGATGCTGAGATGTGGGGCGCGCTCGTACAGTTGGGGTATTTTCCGCATGCAGTCATCGATTGGGTTCCCTCAGAACTCGAGGTTGCGGGCCGCGTTGCCTGGGTCGACCCGAACATTGCCGTGAGCGGCAATAACCAGAACGAATATACGGGCATTCTCAACTGGTTCGCCAACAGCCATAACAATAAGATTTCATTCGAAGTGAGCCAGCTGGTGCTGCAGAATCCGGCAGGGGGCAACTCGACGGAGCAGCGCTACCGCAGCCAGTGGGAGTTTTCTTTTTGA
- the aspS gene encoding aspartate--tRNA ligase, with the protein MSSDVAKMAPLQAFSERSECNSLGAADNQRDVLVCGWVYRYRDQGGVLFVDLRDRSGVVQVVFDLAIDADLLKRADALRAEDVISVRGKVRLRDKNAINPKLKTGEIEILATGLELLSKAKPSPIPLDEHDDEASEELRLEYRFLDLRRKPMQEALRVRHEFIRSVRNFLDDNGFWEIETPILNKSTPEGARDFLVPSRLNAGEFYALPQSPQIFKQLLMVAGSERYYQIARCFRDEDLRRDRQPEFTQIDIELSFVDKEMIMRLNQKMIAHACKAAFGIEIDPEPQRITYRDAMELYGNDKPDVRFDMKLVELGDWAPMTEFKVFKGAAETGRLKALCVPGGASLSRKDIDDLTQWVMQDFKAKGLAWVKVTENGLESLITKFLPDAAQKALLERTNAKAGDIIFFAGDRADIVFATLSALRLRLAEKLGMIPDVYKALWVVDFPLFDHDHETNALISVHHPFTAAVPEDARIVLEAAQAETISPEMHKQLLGVRSNAYDFVLNGVEIGGGSIRIHDSKMQQAIFRLLRITDEEAQNRFGFLLKGLEFGAPPHGGIAFGVDRVLMLGLKRFSIRDVMAFPKTQKGTCLMSGAPSSVDDKQLRELYLKSTAQGHGGPKAARAKDGGSGEGHGGPKAARAKDGGSGEGHGGPKAAAEKNKTP; encoded by the coding sequence ATGTCATCAGACGTGGCCAAAATGGCCCCTTTACAGGCCTTTTCAGAGCGCAGCGAATGCAATAGTTTAGGCGCGGCAGATAACCAGCGTGACGTGCTCGTCTGCGGCTGGGTCTACCGTTACCGCGACCAGGGCGGTGTGCTCTTTGTCGACCTGCGCGACCGCAGCGGCGTTGTGCAGGTGGTATTCGACCTTGCAATTGATGCCGACCTTTTGAAGCGCGCTGATGCACTGCGCGCAGAAGACGTCATTTCAGTGCGCGGTAAAGTGCGGCTGCGCGACAAGAATGCGATTAACCCCAAACTCAAAACGGGTGAAATCGAAATTCTCGCGACGGGCCTTGAGCTGCTCAGCAAGGCAAAGCCTTCGCCGATTCCACTCGACGAACACGACGACGAGGCATCTGAAGAACTGCGGCTCGAATACCGCTTTCTCGACCTGCGCAGAAAGCCGATGCAAGAGGCGCTGCGCGTGCGCCATGAATTCATTCGCTCGGTACGCAATTTTCTCGACGACAATGGCTTCTGGGAAATTGAAACTCCGATCTTAAACAAATCAACCCCTGAGGGAGCGCGTGACTTTCTGGTGCCGAGCCGGCTCAACGCGGGGGAGTTCTATGCACTGCCGCAGTCGCCGCAGATTTTCAAACAGCTGCTGATGGTTGCTGGCTCTGAGCGCTACTACCAGATTGCGCGCTGTTTTCGCGACGAAGACCTGCGCCGTGACCGGCAGCCCGAATTTACCCAGATCGATATTGAGCTGAGCTTCGTCGACAAAGAGATGATCATGCGCCTTAATCAGAAGATGATTGCGCATGCCTGCAAAGCAGCTTTCGGCATCGAAATCGACCCCGAGCCTCAGCGCATCACTTACCGCGATGCCATGGAGCTCTATGGCAACGACAAACCCGATGTTCGCTTCGACATGAAACTCGTCGAACTCGGCGACTGGGCGCCGATGACCGAGTTTAAGGTCTTTAAGGGCGCTGCCGAAACCGGGCGCCTCAAGGCTCTCTGCGTGCCAGGCGGTGCATCGCTCTCGCGCAAAGACATCGATGACCTCACTCAATGGGTGATGCAAGACTTTAAGGCAAAAGGTCTTGCCTGGGTGAAGGTGACGGAAAATGGTTTGGAGTCTTTGATTACCAAGTTCTTGCCAGACGCGGCGCAGAAAGCTCTGCTCGAACGCACCAATGCCAAAGCCGGAGATATCATTTTCTTCGCGGGCGACCGCGCCGATATCGTCTTCGCGACACTGTCTGCGCTGCGCCTTCGCCTTGCAGAAAAACTCGGCATGATTCCAGACGTCTATAAGGCGCTCTGGGTTGTCGACTTTCCACTCTTCGACCATGACCATGAGACGAATGCGCTCATCAGCGTACACCACCCGTTCACCGCAGCAGTGCCCGAAGACGCACGCATCGTGCTCGAGGCAGCCCAGGCCGAAACGATCTCGCCAGAAATGCATAAGCAGCTGCTGGGTGTGCGCTCAAACGCTTACGACTTTGTTCTCAACGGTGTCGAGATCGGCGGCGGCAGCATTCGTATTCACGATTCAAAAATGCAGCAGGCGATCTTCAGATTGCTGCGCATCACTGACGAAGAGGCGCAGAACCGTTTCGGCTTTCTGTTGAAAGGCCTCGAATTCGGCGCGCCACCGCATGGCGGTATTGCTTTTGGTGTTGACCGGGTGCTGATGCTCGGCCTCAAACGTTTCTCTATCCGCGATGTTATGGCCTTCCCGAAAACGCAGAAAGGGACATGTCTCATGTCGGGCGCGCCATCGTCAGTGGACGATAAGCAATTGCGCGAACTTTACCTGAAGTCAACGGCCCAGGGCCACGGAGGGCCAAAGGCCGCGAGAGCCAAGGACGGCGGCAGCGGCGAGGGCCACGGAGGGCCAAAGGCCGCGAGAGCCAAGGACGGCGGCAGCGGCGAGGGCCACGGAGGGCCAAAGGCCGCAGCGGAGAAAAACAAAACCCCATGA
- a CDS encoding ABC transporter permease — MIKPLWQLYLMHLREFFRDWEIILWSVLLPIAMSWVLGVAFVERKVTTRQIAVVGDIQQSSELREVINEIENRNISKPKKNNDHSVFRFTFADKTKALELLRKGKIVLFIELSPVGALNFHLDPANESSYLSYLILSRRLSQEKVELQLKAVTTRGNRYIDFLIPGLMALGIMNSCLWGIGYVLIEYRMKKLMRRMIATPVRKAVILMSFFFSRMTINLVETLLLFAFGYSYFGFTLQGSAWHLAMLFLSGNVAFAGLAFLLASRAENTRTGNGVINVFSIPLMLSSGIFFSYANFPELIQPLLQYSPLAVLADSMRNVLNASAEFSELALPLLILNVFGVFCFSVSLKVFRWH, encoded by the coding sequence ATGATTAAGCCGCTCTGGCAACTCTACCTGATGCACTTGCGCGAATTTTTTCGCGATTGGGAAATTATTCTCTGGTCGGTGTTGCTGCCGATTGCCATGTCGTGGGTGCTCGGTGTTGCATTCGTCGAACGCAAAGTCACGACGCGGCAGATTGCCGTTGTCGGCGATATTCAGCAAAGCTCAGAGCTGCGCGAGGTGATCAACGAGATTGAGAACCGCAATATATCCAAACCCAAAAAGAATAACGACCACAGCGTTTTTCGTTTTACATTCGCCGACAAAACAAAGGCACTTGAACTCTTGCGCAAAGGCAAGATCGTGCTTTTTATAGAGCTCTCGCCGGTGGGTGCGCTGAATTTTCACCTCGACCCGGCGAATGAGTCTTCTTACCTTTCTTATCTTATTCTGTCGCGCCGCCTCAGCCAGGAGAAAGTCGAGCTGCAGCTGAAAGCGGTGACGACGCGGGGTAACCGATATATCGACTTTCTCATACCGGGGCTGATGGCGCTCGGCATCATGAATTCATGCCTCTGGGGTATCGGTTATGTGCTGATCGAATACCGCATGAAAAAGCTCATGCGGCGCATGATTGCAACCCCGGTGCGAAAAGCAGTCATTCTCATGTCTTTCTTTTTCTCTCGCATGACGATTAACCTCGTCGAGACCCTGCTGCTCTTTGCATTCGGCTATTCCTATTTCGGATTCACCCTGCAGGGCAGCGCGTGGCACCTGGCGATGCTCTTTCTCTCGGGTAACGTCGCTTTCGCCGGCCTTGCATTCTTGCTCGCCTCCAGGGCAGAAAATACCCGCACGGGTAACGGTGTAATCAATGTTTTCTCGATTCCGCTGATGCTGAGTTCTGGTATCTTTTTTAGCTACGCAAATTTTCCCGAGTTGATTCAGCCGCTGCTGCAATATTCGCCGCTCGCGGTACTCGCCGATTCGATGCGCAACGTACTCAATGCCAGCGCCGAATTTTCAGAGCTTGCGCTGCCTCTTTTGATACTCAATGTATTTGGCGTCTTTTGCTTTTCAGTCAGCCTGAAAGTTTTCAGGTGGCATTGA
- a CDS encoding DUF342 domain-containing protein, with protein MTRKLMEELESSQNGSFELLEENGKAVIKIFNPTGKGRPVHPTDLMNRIRSMKIVPEKTVSIERLIKNTSEGRTPEGEAHIIGEWPKLIIRKNAVAEVQVDAEQMTAQLFIEPPEGGGKPPTVEGLQQLLKDHGVIKGVMADVLAGLGTKPVYNRLITVAKGKAPIAGENGYIRPLFETFNKPRIDKKAQKVDFKDVNLIRSAKAGEVIAEKVDPTLGEAGYAVSGRIMPAEPGTIAEFQLGANVEISPDGKQLISKIEGRPVLESNGKIRVDEVVYLKNIDYSTGNVDFPGSVIVEQSVADGFRLNASGSIILQSSVGVCEITAGKDVILSAGFMGRGEGKITSGGDVYARFVEQGTVVAKGSIFISEASLHSRLTAGGAVVVKGGRGDITGGEVSAGKYVQCNKLGGAGETKTVVVVGVDPEIRTVIDEIVAAIREKEITLEKIRVSLNRLNDAMKKRQLDAKEAETREKLVMALRKYKALVDSDQRQLETAQNSYSAHDRAFVLVEAQLYPNVEVNFGKGMLYRSPLRTAAGRQVIHVGEDRLVSVSPTLPRHMQAMLEEAK; from the coding sequence ATGACGCGTAAGCTCATGGAAGAGCTTGAATCGTCGCAGAACGGTAGCTTCGAGCTTCTCGAAGAAAACGGCAAAGCAGTCATAAAAATATTCAATCCGACTGGCAAGGGCAGGCCTGTGCACCCAACCGATCTCATGAACCGCATACGTTCAATGAAGATCGTTCCCGAAAAAACCGTTTCGATTGAGCGGTTGATCAAAAACACCAGCGAAGGGCGAACTCCTGAAGGTGAAGCGCACATCATCGGTGAATGGCCGAAGCTGATTATTCGCAAGAACGCAGTTGCCGAAGTTCAGGTTGATGCCGAGCAGATGACGGCACAACTTTTTATCGAGCCGCCCGAAGGTGGCGGTAAGCCACCGACTGTCGAAGGTCTGCAGCAGCTGCTGAAAGACCACGGTGTCATCAAAGGTGTCATGGCCGATGTGCTCGCAGGCCTGGGTACAAAGCCGGTTTATAATCGGCTGATTACCGTTGCGAAAGGCAAGGCACCGATCGCCGGTGAGAACGGTTATATCAGGCCACTCTTTGAAACATTCAACAAACCCCGCATCGACAAGAAGGCGCAGAAGGTTGATTTCAAAGATGTTAACCTGATCCGCTCGGCGAAGGCCGGCGAAGTGATCGCCGAGAAGGTAGACCCGACGCTGGGTGAGGCCGGTTACGCAGTCAGCGGGCGAATTATGCCCGCCGAGCCCGGGACAATCGCAGAGTTTCAACTCGGCGCCAACGTCGAAATTTCGCCCGATGGCAAGCAACTCATCTCGAAAATCGAGGGCCGCCCGGTGCTCGAGAGTAACGGCAAGATCAGGGTCGATGAGGTCGTCTACCTGAAGAACATCGACTATTCGACCGGCAACGTTGACTTTCCAGGTTCGGTGATTGTTGAGCAATCGGTTGCAGATGGTTTTCGACTCAACGCTTCAGGCAGCATAATCTTGCAGAGCAGTGTTGGCGTCTGCGAAATTACCGCTGGCAAAGACGTGATACTGTCGGCCGGCTTTATGGGGCGCGGCGAGGGCAAGATCACTTCTGGTGGCGACGTCTATGCGCGCTTCGTCGAGCAGGGTACTGTCGTCGCGAAAGGTTCTATCTTCATTTCTGAAGCTTCTCTGCATTCAAGACTCACCGCCGGCGGGGCAGTTGTTGTGAAAGGTGGCAGAGGCGATATCACCGGCGGCGAAGTCTCGGCGGGCAAGTACGTTCAATGCAACAAACTTGGTGGCGCCGGTGAAACCAAAACTGTCGTCGTGGTGGGTGTCGACCCTGAAATTCGCACGGTTATTGACGAAATCGTCGCGGCGATTCGCGAGAAAGAAATCACCCTCGAAAAAATTCGCGTCAGCCTCAACCGGCTTAACGACGCCATGAAAAAGCGCCAGCTTGATGCGAAAGAAGCCGAGACGCGTGAGAAGCTGGTGATGGCGCTCAGAAAATACAAGGCGCTCGTTGATTCAGACCAAAGGCAGCTTGAGACCGCTCAGAATTCATACTCCGCGCACGACCGGGCTTTTGTGCTCGTCGAAGCGCAGCTCTACCCGAACGTCGAGGTCAACTTCGGCAAAGGCATGCTCTACCGCAGTCCGTTGCGCACCGCAGCGGGCCGTCAGGTGATTCATGTCGGCGAAGACAGGCTGGTTTCGGTGTCGCCTACGTTGCCGCGGCATATGCAAGCGATGCTCGAAGAAGCGAAATAA
- a CDS encoding ABC transporter ATP-binding protein, with product MKRRDAKPIILSLRDVDKRFPHVHAVNKVSLEIREGEFVALLGPNGAGKTTLLEMVEGLQTPDSGEIAIAGLNYKNNERAIRSIMGLAFQETRFPEKIKVSEALQLFGAFYGASSARVSEVLDLVRLKDKKHAYVNTLSGGQRQRIALGIAVIQKPKLLLLDEPSTGLDPHARRDIWDILKELKQLGSTLLLTTHYMEEAEELCERIVIMFKGSILADGDLSHLLEKHAGHEILEFRLRQPNAKIQESLKKLKGVSHVNLDTAAGMGIMHVDDSAKILPGFLKSVGRENLKAFAARPLTLDDLFIKMTGRHLDD from the coding sequence TTGAAACGGCGCGACGCTAAACCGATCATTCTTTCGCTGCGCGACGTCGACAAGCGGTTTCCACACGTGCATGCGGTCAATAAGGTCAGTCTTGAAATTCGCGAAGGTGAATTTGTGGCGTTGCTCGGCCCGAACGGCGCCGGTAAAACCACGCTACTCGAAATGGTCGAGGGATTGCAGACACCTGATTCGGGTGAGATTGCGATCGCGGGGCTGAACTACAAAAATAATGAGCGCGCGATTCGTTCGATCATGGGTTTGGCGTTTCAAGAGACACGGTTTCCTGAGAAAATTAAAGTCAGTGAAGCGCTGCAGCTGTTCGGTGCGTTCTACGGGGCGAGCAGTGCGCGCGTTTCAGAAGTGCTCGACCTGGTACGTCTCAAAGACAAGAAACATGCGTATGTCAATACGCTCTCGGGAGGCCAGCGGCAGCGTATCGCGCTCGGCATCGCGGTTATACAAAAACCCAAGCTGCTTTTGCTCGATGAACCGAGCACGGGGCTTGATCCGCATGCGCGGCGCGACATCTGGGATATTCTCAAAGAACTGAAGCAGCTGGGCTCAACGCTGTTGCTCACGACGCACTATATGGAAGAGGCTGAAGAACTCTGCGAACGCATCGTGATTATGTTCAAGGGCAGCATTCTTGCCGACGGTGATCTGTCGCATTTGCTCGAGAAGCACGCCGGCCATGAAATTCTCGAATTTCGCCTGCGGCAGCCCAATGCGAAGATACAAGAATCGCTGAAAAAACTCAAGGGTGTCTCGCATGTCAATCTCGACACAGCAGCAGGTATGGGCATCATGCACGTTGACGACTCTGCAAAAATTCTTCCCGGGTTTCTGAAATCGGTTGGCCGCGAAAACCTAAAGGCTTTCGCCGCACGGCCCCTCACGCTTGATGACCTGTTTATCAAAATGACCGGCAGGCACCTCGATGATTAA
- the rfaE1 gene encoding D-glycero-beta-D-manno-heptose-7-phosphate kinase: MTLSAARLEELLRKIPQSRVFVLGDLMWDEYIRGDVTRISPEAPVPVLLGTSEDRTPGGAANVLKNLRDLKCKMGVLGTVGADENGVALQHELEKWGLGDGLQLIRLADRPTTIKTRFMARNQQLLRVDREKATAIDAATEEQLLKAFDQVIGAYQALIISDYDKGLLTPRVIAEVIARARKKKIFVAVDPQVKHFKQYVECDIMTPNEKEASEGVGLPFPQNDEDIINIAKQIRSTLKLPHLLVTRSQRGMAYFNDREVAFLPTVAREVFDVTGAGDTVITVYTAAICAGASHVEAMVLSNMAGGVVVGKLGTATVSAAELSAEIARPLPPLRIEAL, translated from the coding sequence ATGACCCTCTCTGCAGCGCGTCTCGAAGAATTGCTGCGCAAAATTCCGCAGAGCCGGGTCTTCGTGCTCGGCGACCTCATGTGGGATGAATACATTCGCGGCGATGTGACGCGCATATCCCCAGAAGCGCCGGTGCCCGTGCTGCTTGGCACCAGCGAAGACAGAACACCGGGCGGCGCAGCGAATGTGCTCAAGAACCTGCGTGATCTCAAATGCAAGATGGGCGTGCTCGGTACCGTCGGGGCCGACGAGAACGGCGTTGCGCTGCAGCATGAACTCGAAAAATGGGGCCTCGGTGACGGGCTACAGCTGATTCGCCTGGCCGACAGGCCGACGACCATCAAGACGCGCTTTATGGCTCGCAACCAGCAGCTGCTGCGTGTCGACCGTGAAAAGGCAACTGCGATTGATGCAGCAACTGAAGAGCAGCTCTTGAAAGCGTTCGATCAGGTGATCGGCGCGTATCAGGCGCTGATTATCAGCGACTACGACAAAGGGTTATTGACGCCGCGGGTCATCGCCGAAGTGATCGCACGCGCGCGAAAGAAAAAAATTTTTGTCGCAGTGGACCCGCAGGTAAAGCATTTCAAACAATATGTCGAATGCGATATCATGACGCCGAACGAAAAAGAGGCCTCAGAGGGCGTGGGTTTACCTTTTCCGCAAAACGATGAGGATATCATTAATATCGCAAAGCAGATTCGCAGCACGCTAAAACTGCCTCATCTGCTGGTGACACGTTCGCAGCGAGGCATGGCATATTTCAACGACCGCGAAGTTGCCTTCTTGCCGACAGTAGCGCGTGAAGTTTTTGATGTTACCGGGGCAGGCGACACGGTCATAACGGTTTACACGGCCGCGATCTGCGCAGGAGCTTCGCACGTCGAAGCTATGGTGCTCTCGAATATGGCTGGCGGTGTCGTTGTCGGTAAACTGGGTACCGCGACCGTCTCTGCCGCAGAACTCAGTGCAGAAATCGCCCGCCCACTGCCACCGCTGCGCATCGAAGCCCTTTAG
- a CDS encoding peptidoglycan DD-metalloendopeptidase family protein: MFIVRVLDRLLLSIAGLSLVLMLVIFFSDDSHLSARPLTSQKTTRLDREMPVSLNNTSYSDHQELKSADVDVALDRYFEEIRVNPERGEEDLRLVDELVPEESGLAPSAVQPEVTEQATEPTAPAPHEKPSAKPKRGARVQVVKHAVKPGESVWRLAQRYGVSVATIVNANKIKEKTVIQPGDTLRIPDRTGIFVKTKRSESLTEIAKRYKVPAETVRKANGLAGVTIAPGKELFLPGASPLPEIRYVKQKVFSWPIRANNRLTSTFGWRIHPITKNRAFHSGIDIGASMKTPIHAAADGVVVFSGDGGSYGNMIILRHKNGLFTVYGHASKLIAKKGKFVRRGQKIALVGSTGASTGAHLHFEVKSTSKHVNPHIALKKTERVAVKNKDA, translated from the coding sequence ATGTTTATAGTGCGCGTGCTCGATCGACTGCTGCTGAGTATTGCCGGGTTGTCGCTCGTGCTGATGCTCGTAATCTTTTTTTCTGATGATTCGCACCTTTCTGCGCGGCCCCTGACTTCGCAGAAAACCACGCGGCTCGACCGCGAAATGCCGGTTTCGCTCAACAATACCTCGTACTCAGACCATCAGGAGCTAAAGAGCGCAGACGTCGATGTTGCACTCGATCGTTATTTTGAAGAAATTCGTGTCAACCCTGAGCGTGGTGAAGAAGATTTGCGCCTCGTCGACGAGCTCGTGCCTGAAGAGAGCGGCCTGGCACCTTCTGCTGTGCAGCCCGAGGTCACAGAGCAGGCAACCGAGCCTACTGCACCGGCGCCCCATGAAAAGCCGTCAGCGAAACCCAAACGCGGGGCAAGAGTACAGGTGGTAAAGCACGCGGTAAAGCCCGGTGAATCTGTCTGGCGGCTCGCGCAGCGTTATGGCGTGAGCGTCGCAACCATAGTCAATGCCAACAAAATTAAAGAAAAAACGGTTATTCAACCCGGCGACACACTGCGCATACCCGACCGCACGGGTATTTTCGTCAAAACCAAACGCAGCGAATCTCTGACCGAAATCGCGAAGCGCTACAAAGTACCGGCAGAAACCGTGCGTAAAGCCAATGGCCTCGCAGGTGTGACCATCGCGCCGGGTAAAGAGCTGTTCTTGCCCGGCGCTTCACCCCTGCCCGAGATACGTTATGTGAAACAGAAAGTATTTTCATGGCCAATCAGGGCGAATAACCGCCTGACTTCAACTTTCGGGTGGCGTATTCACCCCATTACCAAGAACCGGGCCTTCCATTCGGGTATCGACATCGGAGCTTCGATGAAGACTCCGATTCACGCGGCGGCTGATGGTGTCGTGGTATTTTCAGGCGATGGCGGCAGCTACGGCAACATGATTATTCTGCGCCACAAGAACGGTCTTTTTACGGTTTATGGACACGCGAGTAAGCTGATCGCCAAGAAAGGCAAATTTGTGCGGCGCGGGCAGAAGATCGCGCTTGTCGGCTCAACCGGTGCGTCAACCGGCGCGCACCTGCACTTTGAAGTCAAGAGTACCTCGAAGCACGTGAATCCGCATATTGCCCTGAAAAAGACTGAACGGGTCGCTGTCAAAAACAAAGACGCCTGA